A genomic segment from Desertifilum tharense IPPAS B-1220 encodes:
- a CDS encoding serine/threonine-protein kinase → MAIQPVVHTIHCINPDCPAPYPQPGANRFCLSCGAPLRLSDRYIPLTRLGSGGFAQIYTVWDLQTQTERVLKVLIETAPKAIQLFEQEAAVLSRLRHPGIPQVEPQGYFQIVLGTGNQMRQLPCLVMEKITGKTLDEILTHDYPQGCPEALVINWFKQALDILQTLHHQGIIHRDLKPSNLMLRQGTGQLVAIDFGGAKQIGMTGSAANSSTRLVSPGYSPPEQIVGEGVSPATDFYALGRTIIHLLTGQYPADLEDPTTGRLRWRHCAPVSAGFAALLDRMVELDVQQRPSSVADIQQALRVAPVQRKPNIVQSLPRQLLKLATRSLNLAFHLTWGTLAACLTTVWEMVLGGLGATLGTLAGFAIAYGTPLGSVFAQWVGAQFPGLLGSAGVAVVPQLTLLFAIAGIGTAWGISLGGGFSQKRRLLFSGIAGAIAFGFGGLIFPLSLAIGTIQGILIWSAIAPAFIALSLGLPSHHLIHALISGMGTSSTLLAIFSILQAVFANLRPELMAIAQTFATSPTGTALGLSILFFSSFAILYALWLGISYYICVPLLRFLGWR, encoded by the coding sequence ATGGCGATCCAGCCTGTTGTTCATACCATTCATTGTATTAATCCAGATTGCCCTGCCCCGTATCCTCAACCAGGGGCGAATCGATTTTGCTTGAGTTGTGGCGCACCGTTGCGTTTGAGCGATCGCTATATTCCCCTGACTCGCCTCGGATCGGGAGGGTTTGCCCAAATTTACACCGTTTGGGACTTACAGACGCAAACCGAACGCGTCTTAAAAGTTCTGATTGAAACCGCCCCAAAAGCCATCCAACTGTTTGAACAAGAAGCGGCGGTGTTATCGCGCCTGCGCCATCCGGGAATTCCCCAAGTTGAACCCCAAGGTTACTTTCAAATTGTCCTCGGAACCGGAAACCAGATGCGCCAGTTACCCTGCTTGGTGATGGAAAAGATTACCGGGAAAACCTTAGATGAAATTCTCACCCATGACTACCCCCAAGGCTGCCCGGAAGCTTTAGTCATCAACTGGTTTAAGCAAGCCTTGGATATTCTGCAAACGCTGCACCACCAAGGCATTATTCACCGCGATCTCAAACCCTCTAACTTAATGTTGCGCCAAGGTACGGGGCAGTTAGTCGCCATTGACTTTGGCGGGGCGAAACAAATTGGCATGACAGGATCGGCTGCGAATAGTTCAACGCGCCTGGTGTCTCCCGGATATAGCCCTCCCGAACAGATCGTGGGCGAAGGCGTTAGCCCTGCAACAGATTTTTATGCTTTGGGGCGCACAATCATTCATTTACTCACGGGACAATATCCAGCAGACTTAGAAGATCCCACTACGGGGCGGCTGCGCTGGCGACATTGCGCGCCCGTGAGTGCAGGGTTTGCGGCTTTGTTGGATCGGATGGTGGAGTTGGATGTTCAGCAACGCCCAAGTTCTGTAGCAGATATTCAACAGGCTTTGCGGGTTGCACCCGTTCAACGCAAACCGAATATTGTCCAGTCTCTTCCCCGCCAACTCCTGAAACTGGCGACGCGATCGCTCAATTTGGCGTTTCACCTCACCTGGGGCACCCTAGCCGCCTGTCTGACTACGGTGTGGGAAATGGTTTTGGGAGGGTTGGGGGCCACTTTGGGGACGTTAGCGGGATTTGCGATCGCCTACGGTACGCCTTTAGGATCGGTGTTTGCCCAGTGGGTGGGGGCGCAGTTCCCAGGGTTACTAGGGAGTGCGGGGGTAGCTGTTGTACCTCAGTTAACGTTATTGTTTGCGATCGCCGGGATCGGTACGGCTTGGGGCATTAGTTTGGGTGGGGGATTTTCCCAAAAGCGGCGGTTATTATTTTCTGGAATTGCGGGCGCGATCGCTTTTGGCTTTGGCGGCTTGATTTTTCCTCTGTCTCTGGCAATTGGCACCATTCAAGGGATACTGATTTGGAGCGCGATCGCACCTGCTTTCATTGCCCTTTCGCTGGGCTTACCCAGCCATCACCTGATTCATGCCTTAATTTCAGGAATGGGGACTAGCAGCACGCTACTGGCGATTTTCTCCATCTTACAGGCCGTTTTTGCCAACCTCCGACCAGAGCTAATGGCGATCGCTCAAACCTTCGCCACCAGCCCCACAGGAACCGCTTTGGGTTTAAGCATCCTCTTCTTTAGTAGTTTCGCCATCCTGTATGCTCTCTGGCTTGGCATCAGCTACTATATCTGCGTTCCCCTGCTGCGCTTTTTGGGATGGCGTTGA